TTATGATTTCATCCATAAAATGAACAGAGGTCAGTTTAACCAAACAAAGTTTTTTCTGTTTTAGGTAAAGTAAATATAACTGCTTCTGTTTGGAAGGATGTCCTCTGTTGAATTTACAACCACCACAGACTATGAGATTCCTGTCAGCAATGACACTGGAGTATGTGCCAGTCAATTACAACCATAACAATGAAGGGAGGGCCCACCTTTATCATTTTGTGATGCGCTCCTGCTCCACATAGCCACAGGCCTTGGAACACTACCTTTCAACTCCAATTCACCAACCCCCCCAAACCCCCTGAGTGTGATAGCAAAGCCACTCCCTTCACAGTGAATTATATTTAGAGCCATGCCACGCAAGACTTAAACCAACCCCCCCATTGGACTACTTAGATGCCACTCAGTCGTAAAGAAACATCACTTTAGCAGTGGGCCTTATAATTCTCAACAGAGAGTGAGTGTTCTCATCCTAGCTAACTGACACAGTGAAAGAGGGTGCTTACAGAGGTCCTATTGGTTACTTTTACAGGACACATTTATTGGGCGTTAGTAAGGAGATTCAACAAGAGCTGAAAACTCGTTGAAACCATTTGGAGACAAGAGCGCTTAACATTAGCAGTGTAGTGTCATCACTATCAAAGGACATGGCCTTGTCGAGGACAGGAGTACCACAGTGTAGACTGTGATAGCAACCTAAGTGGAGACGCCACTACTGGATCTACAATTTCACTGGAGATGAGCATTATGGGAAGGTGGGTCTTTACGCACTGTGTCTATAGAAGTTTCAACTGAAGAAACATACATTAGAaatcattaatatggtcagtaaTACGGTcaatacccagctagcacataatgttctgaaaGCCATATGTTTCTTAGAAATTGGTGACAGTGTGGGTgttctatggttattttgcataaccggtacttcagcataacatttcCTACCATACATGTTTCCTCATAAACATGAaacatatacatgtatatatttttttgttattacATACAACCTTCCCAAAACTTCTGGGAATgatgcaggatagttgcttggcttttgaacattctcagcacatttaaggaacttaccaagaaaataatgtttttttgtcatttcattactttaacagaacgtttcgTAAAAGTTCAAAGATAGATTGCTTTtcaattttggtaatgttctaggaatgttctccaactggtttgacattgggaatgttctcaaattaGTTCAGAGAATCAatattcttctgtgggaattacagtacttcagcataacgtttgttacaggtttcctcatggttctattaaagtcatgttctcactTTGTtctgagaacgttaagaaacaacgttttTCTGtgtgaatttcagtacttcagcataacgtttcctactgTACAGGTTTCCTCTTGGTTGTATTTAAAGTAATGTTTTCAAATTGTTCCGAggaacattaagaaaactttgcataaaaaccacaagaaaacttgAATAAAGTTGATAGAACGTTCTatgaatgttatttaaaaacatatacattcagtTCTTctcagtataaaaaaaaaaatcttcttcTTCAAGTTTTATTGGCAAATCACAACCAACTGACAGGTgcatacaccgccacctactgtactggagtgtaaGGCCAGGCCAATATACCACTATATTCTCTTAACTAACCCTGAATTtctagtaaaataaaataataacctCACTAGCCCCATCACCCCCACCCAAAATACCACCCACTCATTCCCTTCCAACCTCTCTGACCCTgtcaaacaacctctccctttctaCATCATACATTtcacaaaataataatacattcaaCCATTTCCTCtatatttaacttggcaagttagttaagaacaatttcttatttacaaagactgcctaccccggccaaacccggatgacgctgggccaattgtggcgccgccctatgggactcccaatcacagccagatgtgaaacagcctggattctaaccagggtctgtagtgacacctcttgcactgagatgcagtgccttagaccactgtgccactcaggagcctgtACACCCATTACACATTCCAGTAATGCCTAagattaatgcctaagcaaaaGTGTTCTATCTATGCTTGGAGTTACAAACAGTTAAACTAAGCTATTTgttttattaaaagtcttattgaaacatgttctcaggacgttaataaaacctcccaggaaaattttcagggaaccatagttcTCAGAACCAAAGAATGTACGTTCCCAGAATAGGTAAAAATGTCACTTCCGTTCAAAAAACGTATGGCTTCAtttccagaaccaatgggaaaccagaAATGTactttcccacaacttccaaggaaccaaatgtgctagctgggatatTAGTCTCTGAATTTCTGAAATGGTTCAACTTCAAACTGTAATGAGGGAAGTCAACCATTACATTGAGTGTAGTTGCAGTGCAATGATTAAACCATGGACTATGAGGAATGTAGAGAAATCCTAGATTGATACAAGTTCTTGGCCATCCACATGTACAGTACACTGTCATGGAAGGCCCTTAGGTAACAGCATCCTAGTTTTTAATAACTTTAAAATCCCTGTATGGAAAGTGAAACTCATCTGGGAACCTGACCGCCACTTCCATAGGCAAGTCTAACTGGCATCAATCAGTATGTTTACTAAAGTGACAACTCAACCCCTGGAAACCTATATCTAGGGAGAAGAGAGCTACACCCTGTCGAGAccatgtgtgtcagtgtgtttgtcTTGGAGCTCCTGCCTGGCAGTAGGATACAGTTGCCAGGCCactacctgctccaatgcatacTATGGGTACAGTCAGTACTTAGTATGCATTCAATTAGTACATAGTCgcgctagtgaaagtctacacaccccttgcacattCTTCACATTTTTATGCTTTAAAAGGAAATCTAAAAAGGTAATATTTTCaaatattgtggtggcagcatcttgtaTGCTTGTCACCGGCATGGACTGGGGACTTTATCAGaacaaaaataaatatgaaaggagcaaagcaCAGATAAAAAGTTAGAGGAAACCCTGCCTCAGTCTTCTGAATTCTGAACCCTGGGATAGGGTTTTATTTTTCAATGGGAAATTACACAAATGTTAATGCCAAAGACAtaccagaatggctttccaatagatgttgaGTGTTCCTGATGGTCCAGTTTCAGTcctacttaaatctgcttgaaaatcagagacaaggtttaaatattgctgtccatcaatgactcccaaccaaatttactaagagttgtgcaaagttAGTAGAATCTTATTCAAAGTAGGTTGTGTACTTCAGTAGGATTTTTGTCAAATGTAATTTTAAAGCAGCAAAATGTTAAGACTGTTGTGTAGACccaggttattatagttttgtgtttttatattcaggtttttattttgaattcaggttttCAAACCTGATTTGCTAGTTTTTATTTAGTTTGAGTTGTATAAAATATTTCTATTTCGTTTTTATATTATTTAGTTTCAGTTTTAGGGTTAGGGACCGAAAGCATACATGGGAGGCTAGGAGCCATTTGGGTTGTATCGTTTTTTATGTTTTTGGGGATGCCACTTCTTGCAACTGGGGGCCATTAATACACAAGGTGATGGGTCAGGTCATACAGTAGGTTAGGTAAGCCCTTCGCATTGGAGTCATTCCACATCCCGTTTGATTAGCTGAGGAGATTTAGCCAAGTGTGAAAAGCTCTATCTAGAAACAATTGATTCCTGTTTATAATAAGGTTTGGAAAACCTTGAACACTCAACTTAATTAACATTCAAAAACAACTTTACATATACGAAAGATAAATTTACTGTTAGCTGTTTTACCACAGATTTCCACAGAGGTTTTTTGTGTAATACCGCTTCGAGCCTACATTCTTTCCCCATTAGCTCAGGAAGTGCAATGCAAAACACCTCTGTGGGAATCTGTGTTAAAACGGCACACAGTAAATGTATCTTTTGTCTTTGTACAATCATTTTGAGTTGATATGAAAGTAGAATTTCTGAGGTTTCCAAAATCGTATTGCACACAGTGATTATTAACGGTTAGACAGAGCGTCGGGACAGTTGTAATTGTTCAAATGAGAACCCTATGGCTGTATGGTCTTGGGTTCTCAAGAGCtatggttaggttaggtttaaatTATAAAAGAAGGCCATCTCGTTGCCGCATTTACCAGCCAGATTCAGTAGCTTGAAAATCCCGCCAAAAGCTTGAATGCCCAAAATTGagaattttaattttaatttattGTATTTAGTTTTGGAGTCAAACATAACAGTTTCAGTATAGTTTTTGTTTTTCAAACAGGTTTGTTAATTTAATTTGACAAAATAATTTTTTCAAGATTAGTTTtagtttactataataaccttggtgtagactttcactaggcactgtacCTATAATTATTAGATGACAGGCAGGGTCTTCTGGGACTACTAACAGGTTCAGTATGAGATACATACTGTAGAACCTTTCAAATGGGTGTCAGTCTATTGGTATGATCTATTCCGGACATATTGCATACTGAATACACAAACAACATTTCAATTAGCCTAAAACTAACTACAATGACAGTGATTAATATTCATCATCCATTCTACAATGTGCTCACATCTCACTTACAACAAATAACATGATAGTGGTCtacttagggttgcaaaattccgggaACTTTCAagaaattccctggttttcccgaCATCTCGGTTGAAAGATTCCTGGAattaggagggaataagcaggaaaccCGGACCCTCCAACTAGGATTTctagaaaaccagggaatttattgaaagttagTTCCTGGTATTTGCAACCCTAGGTCTACTTGATGGGCGGTTTCTCCTCAGGGAAACAGGTGTTATATCCTGCTGTAGTGTGTCCATTAAAGGAAGGATCCGCAGCCACTCTGTTAAATGAAACATGCTAATAAAAACTGAGGAACTTTGAGGAAATTATTTCTTTCAGAATAATTAAGGTAAAACCAAAAAAGATGCATACTGCAACATGAGCTTTTCTACAAGACGTTTCACAAGCATATGGCAAGACTCTAGGTACATGACCAACATTATACTCTTCATGTTCTTCAGAACCTCTCACATTTTTGGGATTAGGACTCCAGTTTATGAAAAATAAACTGTGTGGAAAGGACAAGGCCATAGATTGCCAACTTGTTAAAGCATGGGTGTTAATTTCTCTGTAGAGAAATTATGGCAAATTATTGCCAGGAAGCACCAATCTCACTTAGTTGGCCTCTGCAGGGAACAGATTAATGTATTGAACAAATGTTTTCATGCTAAAAGAAACAGAACCACAGAAACTTGGAGCAAAACCTAATATATAAAAGTGAATCTGGTTAATTTACAGAAACACTCACAAATAAAAAAACTAAACTACAAACACATTATTGAGCTGTAGAGGACTGTTTAGCCACAGTAAAAATACTTGGCTCTTATCTTTAAATGCAAGCTTTTACAACCAAATAGATCATAAATGAAAATGCATCAGCATAGGTTAACTTATTATGCCACCCTGGGTGTAATAATATAGTACGGGTGAGGCATTTTCCTTAAGCTATCCAAGTTATTATGCAACGGTTTTCAATCCAATTGTGATGTTTGTCTGATGCAGTACATTCATTTATATTGTTTTTATTCTGATTGCAGGTTCCTGTTTCAGATCTCTCTGTAAGACTGAGCCTATGAGTGAGCCACTATGGCGGACTGGAACTTGTTGGGCAAGCTTCTGGAGAGTGCCCAGGAGCACTCCACTGTAGTGGGCAAGGTCTGGTTGACCGTGCTCTTCATCTTCAGGATCCTGGTGCTCGGAGCTGCAGCTGAGAAAGTGTGGGGTGATGAGCAGTCTGGCTTCACCTGTGACACCAAGCAGCCTGGTTGTCAGAATGTCTGCTATGACAAGACTTTCCCCATCTCTCATATCCGCTTCTGGGTGCTGCAGATCATCTTCGTGTCCACGCCCACTCTCATCTACCTGGGCCACATCCTGCACCTGGTGCGCATGGAGGAGAAACAGAAGCAGAAGGAGAAAGACTTGGCTGAGCAACTGGCCATTCACAATGATAAGCAGCAGCTGCTGCCTGACGCCAAACCCAAGAAGCCCCCCGTCCGGGACGACCTGGGCCGCATCCGCCTGCAGGGGGTCCTGCTGCGCACATACGTCTTCAACATCATCTTCAAAACCCTGTTCGAGGTGGGATTTATCATAGCTCAGTACCTGCTCTATGGGTTTGAGCTGAAACCTCTGTACACCTGTAACCGCTCACCCTGTCCCAATGTGGTGAACTGCTACATCTCCAGGCCCACAGAGAAGACGATCTTCATCCTCTTCATGTTGGCAGTGGCATGCATATCACTGGTGCTGAACATAGTGGAGATGTATCACCTGGGGTTCACCAAGTGCCGCCGGTACAGACACGTCCAGTCCACATGTGAGACAGGGTCCAAGGCCCCCAGCAAGGCAGTGGTGCCTTCTGTCCCAAACTATAACTACTTCCCTAGGCACCACCCAGCCCCTGAGCCCTACCATGCAGACCAGTACATCATGAATGAGCCTGACTCTGCCTACCACCCCTACAACAGCAAAGTGGCTTACAAGCAGAACAGAGACAACCTGGTCGTAGAGATGAACAGTAAACCAGAAGGGGGTGACACCACAGAAAGGAAAGGCTCCAGTTCTGCTCCAGAGTCGCCTTCAGAGAAACAACGGCGACCCAGTCGATCCAGCAAGCACAGCAATAGTAAGACCAGACTAGATGATCTGAAGATCTGAGGGACAGTTATGGCGCATTTCCACCACCGGGTTTTATACAGGTGCTTGGCCTAAAGATTCAAACTTTTGTGTTCCCACCTttgaggtggggtggggtggggggagtATTGGGCCATGGACCTACTGACTTGTCCAGAGTGGGACTTCTGGAGAAGCATTAACATAATGGTTAACAGTTAACGTAATAATTGAGCCGTTTGCTTCTCAAAAGCAAATGAGTTTtcagaggttgttgattctgctcttcacaagtcctcaTTGTAGCTTTGGAAACAATTTCCGTAGTATAATACCAGGGTGTATACACAAGCGTAACACCTGGTCAGTCAAAAAGTGTCACAGTCAAATTTGTACAATATACATTTCACCCTGTACCAGAGTAGACAATGTGCCTTTGATGGAAAGCATTGTATCAGGAGAGCAAGGTTAGGGAAGGAACAATATGGAAGACAACATTATTTCCTCTTATGACATTCTTGATCAGAATGGACAATGTCTGTCTTATCTAAAACAATATATACCAGATTTTACTTGAATAAGAAACCTTCTAAAGTGGGAATTTGAGGGGTGAAAACAGACTTAAAAAGCAGGATAGATCACCTCATTTGTCAGGGGCCAGTAACAAAAACCTTCTGTAGAGGCTTATGATCGTTTTGTTTAATTGTTCAAGTTAGTTAATTCTCATGAAACATTTCACTCCTCATAATGTAACTTCTCCAACTGAAAAGGATGTCAGATGCTATGTGTAGTGCTAGAAATAGAGGTGGGCTCCTGTTCTTCAGTTATGTTACTGTACAGAACAATCACTTGGTCAACCAACGAGACCCAAGTCTGACTTGCACAACTCCCAGAGGTAAAGGACGAGTGCCAAATTGCTAACTGGAGGGTTGCCAGTCTGTATGCAAAGAGAGAGGCCAATCGAATTCCAAATCTTCATAAATGAGTTAGTTTGGGTATGCAAACAGTAAATGTTGGAGGTTCTCTCTCATCAGCCAAACATTTGCCATGCACAGTATAATATTTCAAAGTGTTCCAAAACAAGTTGTTCCCTTATGAACCCATAATATGCTGATTATTCTAACGGGAAATAATGCCAAAGCAATTGCTCGTCTGTGTAATGCTTTTGGCACAGACTACCCACTAGAAAGTTTACATTTGTCTGTTAAGATACAGCATGCATTTGATTTTACAACCATGAATAGTGAACTGTTGTTTATGAAGAATTTGTACAAGACATTCATTCTTGATTCCTTCAATTAGAAAAAGACAGAAAATAAACTTTATAGTACATAATCAACTTTTCTCAAGACATTCAGGACATAAAATGCATTAAACCTTAAGTTTGTAAATGAAAGACAATCTAAGCAGGATCAAAAAGTTTAAAATAAAAGATTTCTATCATGAAGTTAGGCTTCTTTTGTGTGGTTTAATGACCGGTTGGTTATATGATTGTAACAATAAGAAATTATGAGgggaaatatatatacacattagcTATGAAGTAAAAGGTCTGCCATGACTATGAGTTTCTTGATACTGTACATGTGAACATCTACGGCAGCAATAAATGGTTTCCACCTCACTGGCCACAGGGTTAAACACAGATTTAAAGTGTTTAAATTGAACATTACTGTTTATGTTATCAGTGTATGAACATTAAGCTTTTGTATGAAACAAAATCCAGTGAGGCTGGCATAGGGAGTTAAATGCAGTGTCAATTAAATAGTTTTATGAACTAAAGTACTTTTATACAGCTGTTCTGCACACTTCATAACAAACAAATATATGGGTTTCCAATACAAACCAGACCTTTCAACTAGTTGTCTTTGACAGTGCCCAAAGTACCTAAGCGTTCCAAATACATTATCTGAACTGAGGGTGGTATACGGCAGTCCTAATATAGTTTCTATACAGATCTAGCTACAATGGTAATTCTATGGGGGAAATGCTGACTGAACTATTTGTGTAGGGGTGATATAACAACCATGGAACAACTAAAGGCATTGTAGTTAgtacaatgccagggttgtgggtgctgtgtggctcagttggtagagcatggtgcatacaacgccagggttgtgggttcga
The sequence above is a segment of the Salvelinus alpinus chromosome 1, SLU_Salpinus.1, whole genome shotgun sequence genome. Coding sequences within it:
- the LOC139534916 gene encoding gap junction alpha-3 protein-like — encoded protein: MADWNLLGKLLESAQEHSTVVGKVWLTVLFIFRILVLGAAAEKVWGDEQSGFTCDTKQPGCQNVCYDKTFPISHIRFWVLQIIFVSTPTLIYLGHILHLVRMEEKQKQKEKDLAEQLAIHNDKQQLLPDAKPKKPPVRDDLGRIRLQGVLLRTYVFNIIFKTLFEVGFIIAQYLLYGFELKPLYTCNRSPCPNVVNCYISRPTEKTIFILFMLAVACISLVLNIVEMYHLGFTKCRRYRHVQSTCETGSKAPSKAVVPSVPNYNYFPRHHPAPEPYHADQYIMNEPDSAYHPYNSKVAYKQNRDNLVVEMNSKPEGGDTTERKGSSSAPESPSEKQRRPSRSSKHSNSKTRLDDLKI